In the genome of Pelagibacterium nitratireducens, one region contains:
- the ampH gene encoding D-alanyl-D-alanine-carboxypeptidase/endopeptidase AmpH, giving the protein MKHILAAATAALLVSSPALANDPLLDEMVGFTGQIFHLDTGVPGMVIAAVRNGESTVFGFGEVRTGSGIEPDGETQIGIGSITKTFTGLALARLAVSGDVALTDPAGPLLSVVETLPGFDGQEIRLIDMATHRSGLARELEPRDGIERYSDASFAANLADGPLLFAPGEGMLYSNVAYDLLAMALARASGMDYADLVQEKLLDPMEMTSTGYLRPQGDNVMTGYDWNGVEMDPGEPIPNRFGASSLYATANDMVKYLHWNLDRFDQVDAETRAISHAAWAMRDGLTPVAGMDESGHMDAMGLGWVIMMPEGDRPLIIQKAGGTDGVFSYLAFAPSRGVGVFISINQFDFSAATAMANVANQLIARLAPR; this is encoded by the coding sequence ATGAAACATATCCTCGCCGCCGCAACCGCTGCACTTCTCGTCTCGTCGCCTGCATTGGCCAATGATCCGCTGCTTGATGAGATGGTAGGGTTCACCGGCCAGATATTTCATCTCGACACCGGCGTGCCTGGAATGGTGATTGCCGCCGTTCGGAACGGCGAGAGTACGGTCTTCGGATTCGGCGAGGTCAGAACCGGCAGCGGCATCGAGCCCGATGGTGAAACCCAGATCGGCATCGGATCGATCACGAAAACCTTCACCGGCCTCGCGCTCGCTCGCCTTGCCGTCAGCGGCGATGTCGCGTTGACCGACCCCGCCGGGCCACTTCTTAGCGTTGTCGAAACGCTCCCCGGATTTGACGGCCAGGAGATCCGGTTGATCGACATGGCCACGCACCGCAGCGGGCTGGCGCGCGAACTTGAACCGCGCGACGGCATTGAGAGGTATAGTGACGCCTCCTTCGCCGCCAATCTCGCGGACGGTCCGCTGCTCTTTGCGCCTGGCGAAGGCATGTTGTATTCGAATGTCGCCTACGACCTTCTTGCGATGGCGCTCGCAAGGGCCTCCGGGATGGACTACGCCGATCTTGTTCAGGAAAAACTCCTCGACCCGATGGAAATGACGTCCACCGGGTATCTTCGACCCCAGGGCGACAACGTCATGACCGGGTATGACTGGAATGGCGTCGAGATGGATCCCGGCGAACCGATCCCCAACCGGTTTGGCGCCTCCTCGCTCTATGCGACGGCCAATGACATGGTGAAATACCTTCACTGGAACCTCGATCGCTTCGATCAGGTCGATGCAGAGACCCGAGCCATAAGCCACGCGGCCTGGGCCATGCGCGACGGTCTGACCCCGGTGGCGGGAATGGATGAGTCCGGACATATGGATGCCATGGGTCTCGGCTGGGTGATCATGATGCCCGAAGGCGACCGACCGCTCATTATCCAAAAGGCCGGTGGCACTGACGGTGTTTTCAGTTACCTCGCGTTTGCGCCGTCGCGCGGCGTCGGTGTCTTCATCTCCATCAACCAGTTCGACTTTTCCGCCGCAACCGCAATGGCCAACGTCGCCAACCAGTTGATTGCCAGACTCGCGCCGCGTTGA
- a CDS encoding helix-turn-helix domain-containing protein, protein MVRYHDLAFQPDMLTARRDDGDIVRLTRQERALLLRLVRQPHALVTRTQVLEALGDRAGGVLSERNVDYLVNRLRRRLGDSAKQPRFIATQYGEGYCWIAEPANTEPLSGFLLVGPVFGVDQDSFGFPHRLTEAIKAAIGCRKSVLYQSDWRQDPKAPGAFDFTLDVSTHFEADRLHLALALRAGRSGQIIESFRRTVSRPHSAKAAGDLARTITNSVWRHEAMPGPGAIDPADRPAHLRLHDAAVMLTDDTISWRENAARLRDAHAADKSDPRLSLMLALNHYARLLQSLETIGDAPLGTDDWDALETEIESLSLRALPDAHGHPQQLLAIAKLLRFIDRGHLDLAERLTDEAFRNSTAFAAVFSMKAQIAASRGDIDAAAMLYDRAMEMAEPGSQFHIYLLILKSVAMMADDRRGAVDQLAVELHDFDPNANIGYGLFMASPNAGSLNAPQEDALAAISPEVARNLTSYLFRISARPFQRRTHQRNVMKGLTTHLVRHHGAGAIAPDIARRFPELVRASRKGRAR, encoded by the coding sequence TTGGTTCGCTATCACGATCTCGCCTTCCAGCCCGACATGCTGACGGCCAGGCGCGATGATGGAGATATCGTGCGTCTCACCCGGCAGGAGCGCGCCTTGCTGCTGCGCCTGGTGCGTCAGCCGCACGCTCTGGTGACGCGCACCCAGGTGCTCGAGGCCCTCGGAGATCGGGCGGGTGGCGTGCTTTCGGAACGCAATGTCGACTATCTGGTCAACCGATTGCGCAGACGGCTGGGCGACAGCGCAAAGCAGCCCAGGTTCATAGCCACCCAGTATGGCGAGGGCTATTGCTGGATTGCCGAGCCGGCCAACACCGAGCCACTGTCGGGGTTCCTTCTTGTCGGCCCTGTCTTCGGGGTCGACCAGGACAGTTTCGGTTTCCCCCATCGGCTGACGGAGGCCATCAAGGCCGCAATCGGTTGCCGAAAGTCCGTGCTTTACCAGTCCGACTGGCGGCAGGATCCCAAAGCACCCGGCGCTTTTGACTTCACCCTCGACGTCAGCACGCATTTCGAGGCGGATCGGTTGCATCTCGCCCTGGCCCTGCGGGCCGGCCGATCCGGCCAGATCATCGAAAGTTTCCGGCGCACCGTTTCACGCCCACACTCTGCCAAGGCGGCTGGCGATCTGGCCAGGACGATCACAAACAGCGTATGGCGCCATGAAGCCATGCCCGGGCCGGGCGCGATCGATCCTGCCGATCGTCCGGCCCATTTGCGGCTGCACGATGCAGCCGTGATGCTCACCGACGATACGATCAGTTGGCGCGAGAACGCGGCCCGGCTGCGCGACGCTCATGCGGCCGACAAGAGCGATCCCAGACTGTCCTTGATGTTGGCGCTCAACCATTATGCCCGGCTGCTTCAGAGCCTGGAAACGATCGGTGATGCTCCGCTTGGCACCGACGACTGGGACGCACTGGAAACCGAGATCGAATCGCTCTCGCTCAGGGCGTTGCCGGACGCCCATGGCCATCCGCAACAGCTTCTCGCCATCGCCAAGCTGCTGCGCTTTATTGATCGCGGCCATCTCGATCTCGCCGAACGCCTGACTGACGAGGCATTTCGCAACAGCACGGCCTTTGCCGCCGTGTTCTCCATGAAGGCCCAGATTGCCGCGAGCAGGGGCGATATCGACGCTGCCGCAATGCTTTACGACAGAGCCATGGAGATGGCCGAACCCGGCTCGCAGTTCCATATCTACCTGCTGATCCTCAAGTCCGTAGCCATGATGGCCGACGACAGGCGCGGCGCCGTCGACCAACTGGCGGTCGAACTCCATGATTTCGATCCCAATGCCAATATCGGCTACGGCCTGTTCATGGCCTCGCCCAATGCCGGCAGCCTGAACGCCCCTCAAGAGGATGCCCTGGCCGCCATATCACCGGAGGTCGCCCGGAACCTGACGTCCTATCTTTTCAGGATATCGGCCCGCCCGTTCCAAAGGCGCACCCACCAGCGCAACGTCATGAAGGGATTGACCACACACCTGGTGCGCCACCATGGCGCTGGAGCCATTGCGCCCGACATCGCCCGGCGGTTCCCCGAACTGGTCCGCGCGTCACGCAAAGGACGTGCCCGCTGA
- a CDS encoding response regulator, translating into MARILVAEDDDNVRAFVTRALEMSGHEVIDASDGGLALEIANEHNGNFDLLVSDIKMPVMDGIGLALAIGAQYPAMTILLMTGFADQRERAHGLDALIYDVLGKPFSLAQLIEKVDDALAGKPAEIIPLARSAL; encoded by the coding sequence ATGGCACGCATACTGGTGGCCGAAGACGACGACAATGTCCGCGCCTTTGTGACCCGCGCCCTCGAAATGAGCGGCCACGAGGTGATCGACGCCTCCGACGGCGGCCTCGCCCTCGAAATCGCCAATGAGCACAATGGCAATTTCGACCTTCTGGTCTCCGACATAAAAATGCCCGTCATGGACGGCATCGGCTTGGCGCTGGCCATCGGCGCCCAATACCCCGCCATGACCATTCTCTTGATGACCGGCTTTGCCGACCAGCGCGAACGCGCCCATGGCCTGGACGCCCTGATCTACGACGTCCTGGGCAAACCCTTCTCGCTCGCCCAGCTGATCGAAAAAGTCGACGACGCGCTGGCAGGCAAGCCCGCCGAGATTATTCCGCTGGCACGCTCGGCGTTGTGA
- a CDS encoding zinc-ribbon domain-containing protein produces the protein MIITCPNCQTRYKLGSDALSATGRQVQCAACSELWYATPSFPNPSVPRPDPEPSDDELIFRADADTLFSAADEELLDASFLRAQAAPGTPAPDDERPTEPRPETAAHHPLPSIDTAGNRARIEALARRRNGMLAAHPIARFRRFFRIALVVFIVAALIAAFTLRTEIVSAVPQLDGLYRLVGLGTNVIGLDFTEIKTLRTTQNGNPAIVVNAKISNITNRITYVPSVLVSLLDGAGAIVYEWTVTPATRNVLPGDTLAIDAQLIGPPQGVTNIRLSFVDGANGAAAER, from the coding sequence GTGATCATCACCTGCCCCAATTGCCAGACGCGCTACAAGCTCGGCTCCGATGCGCTCAGCGCAACCGGCCGGCAGGTCCAGTGCGCCGCGTGTTCCGAACTCTGGTATGCAACGCCGAGCTTTCCCAACCCCTCTGTCCCGCGCCCCGATCCCGAACCCTCCGACGACGAGCTGATCTTTCGCGCCGATGCCGACACGTTGTTTTCCGCGGCCGACGAGGAGCTGCTCGACGCCTCCTTCCTGCGCGCCCAGGCAGCCCCCGGCACCCCTGCCCCTGACGATGAAAGACCCACCGAACCCCGGCCGGAAACAGCTGCCCACCACCCGCTTCCCTCCATCGACACAGCCGGCAATCGGGCCCGCATCGAAGCTCTGGCCCGCCGCCGCAACGGCATGCTGGCCGCCCACCCCATCGCCCGCTTCCGGCGCTTTTTCCGCATCGCGCTTGTGGTATTCATCGTCGCGGCACTGATCGCCGCTTTCACCCTGCGCACCGAAATCGTTTCGGCCGTTCCCCAGCTTGACGGGCTCTATCGCCTCGTGGGCCTGGGAACAAATGTCATCGGACTTGATTTTACCGAAATTAAGACTTTGCGAACCACGCAGAATGGAAACCCCGCCATTGTGGTCAACGCTAAGATTTCCAACATAACGAATCGCATAACTTACGTGCCATCGGTGCTGGTGAGCCTGCTCGATGGCGCTGGCGCCATTGTTTACGAATGGACGGTGACCCCGGCCACCCGCAACGTCCTGCCCGGCGATACGCTGGCCATCGACGCGCAACTGATCGGACCGCCGCAAGGCGTGACAAACATAAGACTGAGCTTTGTCGACGGCGCCAACGGCGCGGCGGCGGAACGCTAA
- the ftsE gene encoding cell division ATP-binding protein FtsE codes for MIAFENVGLRYGHGPEILKDLTFAISPGSFHFLTGPSGSGKTSLLRLLLLSLKPTRGSVSMFGEDVSALDRDRLLQMRRHIGIVFQEFRLLDHLTTFENVALPLRVRGQAEASYRGNVEELLDWVGLGDRMDAHPAVLSGGEKQRAAIARAVIGNPDILLADEPTGNVDPELSERLLHLFEQLNRMGTTIILATHEVALLDKFDYPRMLLTEGELTIHE; via the coding sequence TTGATCGCGTTCGAAAATGTGGGCCTTCGATACGGACACGGGCCGGAAATCCTCAAAGATCTGACCTTTGCGATCTCGCCGGGCTCGTTTCATTTTCTGACCGGGCCGTCGGGATCGGGCAAGACCTCGCTTTTGCGGCTGTTGCTGCTCTCGCTCAAGCCGACGCGGGGGTCGGTTTCGATGTTCGGGGAAGACGTTTCCGCGCTCGACCGCGACAGGCTGTTGCAGATGCGGCGCCATATCGGGATCGTTTTTCAGGAATTTCGGCTGCTCGATCATCTGACGACATTTGAAAATGTCGCCCTGCCGCTGCGCGTGCGCGGGCAGGCGGAAGCGAGCTATCGCGGCAATGTTGAAGAACTGCTCGACTGGGTGGGGCTGGGCGACCGGATGGACGCGCATCCGGCGGTGCTTTCGGGCGGGGAAAAGCAGCGCGCGGCGATTGCCCGGGCGGTGATCGGCAATCCCGACATCCTTTTGGCGGACGAGCCGACGGGCAATGTGGACCCCGAGCTGTCCGAGCGGCTTTTGCATCTGTTCGAACAGCTCAACAGGATGGGCACGACGATAATCCTGGCGACCCATGAGGTGGCGTTGCTGGACAAATTCGACTATCCGCGCATGTTGCTCACCGAGGGGGAGCTGACCATCCATGAGTGA
- a CDS encoding ABC transporter permease, with amino-acid sequence MSEGLRLNFSRPNPIVPAQSVAGRTLMLLIGIMTFLSCVTFGGVLLVQKSALGWSAEVGRELTIQVRPLDGEVIESNLRLAVSLSEAVPGVASARVVSIEESEELLAPWLGEGLDLSDLAVPRLVIVQLADPNAADISRLESEIAAIPGATLETHAAWRVQLNTMAGTIVVSGILVLALILVATALAIVFATRGTMSTNREIVDVLHFIGASNKFIAGEFQGRFLLLGLKGGLVGGLAAIVFFIVAGTAMSTVVPEQSSAQLGVLFGQFALGISGILGIIGVVLVIAGLTAITSRLTVRRFLSQIS; translated from the coding sequence ATGAGTGAGGGGTTAAGGCTCAATTTTTCCCGTCCCAACCCGATCGTTCCGGCGCAATCGGTGGCGGGTCGCACGCTGATGCTTTTGATCGGCATCATGACGTTTTTGTCCTGCGTAACGTTCGGCGGCGTGCTGCTGGTGCAGAAATCGGCGCTGGGCTGGTCGGCCGAAGTGGGGCGCGAGCTGACCATTCAGGTGCGCCCGCTCGATGGGGAAGTGATCGAGTCCAACCTGCGGCTGGCCGTCTCGCTCTCGGAAGCGGTGCCGGGTGTGGCGAGCGCGCGGGTGGTATCGATCGAGGAAAGCGAAGAGCTGCTGGCGCCCTGGCTGGGCGAAGGGCTGGACCTGTCCGATCTCGCCGTTCCGCGGCTGGTGATCGTGCAATTGGCCGATCCCAATGCGGCCGATATATCGCGGCTTGAAAGCGAGATTGCGGCCATTCCCGGGGCGACACTGGAAACCCATGCCGCCTGGCGGGTGCAGCTCAACACGATGGCCGGAACCATCGTTGTATCCGGGATACTGGTTCTGGCGCTGATCCTTGTGGCAACGGCGCTGGCCATCGTCTTCGCGACGCGGGGCACGATGTCGACCAACCGGGAAATCGTCGACGTGCTCCATTTCATCGGAGCGTCCAACAAGTTCATCGCCGGGGAATTTCAGGGGCGTTTCCTGTTGCTCGGGCTCAAGGGCGGACTGGTCGGCGGGCTGGCGGCGATCGTGTTTTTCATCGTGGCGGGCACGGCGATGAGCACTGTGGTGCCCGAGCAATCGAGCGCGCAGTTGGGCGTTCTGTTCGGGCAGTTCGCGCTGGGGATCAGCGGCATATTGGGGATCATCGGCGTAGTGCTGGTGATTGCCGGGCTGACGGCGATCACCTCGCGCTTGACGGTGCGGCGGTTTCTCTCCCAGATATCTTAG
- a CDS encoding lysophospholipid acyltransferase family protein, which yields MIVQAIRSAVFYLFFFVHTFILAIIIGLMARLTPNLKSTGWSLAQYWNGANLFFLRWLVGIRTEVTGMDNIPEGGSIIGAKHQSDWDIFAMLPHVGRPAFIAKRELLDIPLFGWAARWMDTISVDRKRGKDALPAMTQEAREALDKGCRVIIFPEGTRRAPLDTPAYRSGIVRMYLAMDVPVVPVALTSGLYWGRNSLVLWPGTARAKFLEPIMPGLSGEQFLKTLIARIETETNAMVLEDARKGLARPISPRLRARINELEAQSGTAS from the coding sequence ATGATCGTTCAGGCTATCCGCTCGGCGGTGTTCTATCTGTTCTTTTTCGTTCACACGTTCATCCTGGCGATCATTATCGGGCTGATGGCCAGGCTGACGCCGAACCTGAAATCGACGGGATGGAGCCTGGCGCAATACTGGAACGGGGCGAACCTTTTTTTCCTGCGCTGGCTGGTGGGGATCAGGACCGAGGTGACGGGGATGGACAACATCCCCGAAGGCGGGAGCATCATCGGGGCCAAGCACCAGTCGGACTGGGACATCTTTGCCATGCTGCCTCATGTGGGCCGTCCCGCGTTCATCGCCAAAAGAGAACTGCTCGACATTCCGCTGTTTGGCTGGGCGGCGCGGTGGATGGATACGATCTCGGTGGACCGCAAGCGGGGCAAGGATGCGCTGCCGGCCATGACCCAGGAGGCAAGAGAGGCGCTCGATAAGGGCTGCCGCGTCATCATATTCCCCGAGGGCACGCGAAGGGCGCCGCTCGACACGCCGGCCTATCGCTCGGGGATCGTGCGGATGTATCTGGCGATGGACGTTCCGGTGGTGCCGGTGGCGCTGACCTCGGGGCTCTACTGGGGGCGCAACAGCCTGGTCTTGTGGCCCGGGACGGCGCGGGCGAAATTTCTCGAGCCGATCATGCCGGGGCTGTCCGGCGAACAATTTTTGAAAACCCTGATCGCGCGCATCGAGACCGAGACCAATGCCATGGTGCTCGAAGACGCGCGCAAGGGACTGGCCCGGCCCATTTCCCCGCGGCTTCGCGCTCGGATCAATGAACTCGAAGCGCAATCGGGTACCGCATCCTGA
- a CDS encoding GNAT family N-acetyltransferase — MHDLQDLCQGHLPQIAPWFDDPVTRRWLGGRDWAENTLLLAKADTNRHGLIASIEGNPVALLDVEVYADSSASFAIVVDPRLRQRGIATRALKAMLEFTRFATVSRFFAGVEHGNESSTRFLARLGFTPTAKPSEQGFIDYELVR, encoded by the coding sequence ATGCACGATCTCCAAGACCTGTGCCAAGGCCATCTGCCACAGATCGCGCCTTGGTTCGACGATCCGGTGACCCGGAGATGGTTGGGTGGCCGCGACTGGGCCGAGAACACCCTGCTGCTGGCAAAAGCCGACACCAACAGGCACGGGCTGATCGCCTCGATCGAGGGAAATCCTGTCGCCCTGCTGGACGTCGAAGTCTATGCCGACTCCAGCGCCAGCTTTGCCATCGTGGTTGATCCGCGCCTTCGCCAGCGCGGCATTGCGACAAGGGCCTTGAAGGCCATGCTCGAATTCACGCGATTTGCGACAGTTTCGCGCTTTTTTGCCGGCGTTGAACACGGCAATGAGTCGAGCACACGCTTTCTGGCCCGGCTGGGTTTTACACCTACCGCAAAACCCTCGGAACAGGGATTTATCGATTACGAACTGGTTCGGTAG
- a CDS encoding ABC transporter substrate-binding protein: MTPFDRRTFLSGSTGLLLASALTPIPATAQNDGWRFVDDRDIEISLPHRPVRIAASYPVLTTLWPYGIHPIGLIAHREPAALPGLEQAGVDMSAVKVLKSAVDGWNFEAVLAAEPDLILTHVTGDGVVWGIGGDTADQERLESIAPILALRGDLPVEAGIERHRELARALGASTALEVGRADFEQIVAALRQTAAQKPDLKILVAAPGETSVFAMSSGPEFPDLAYLSQLGIEIVDGGMQDLSWEQIIDYPADIILTADRGGIPQLDHIPTWTLLPAVAAGQVYPVWRYQPPYSYLGYAQAYGPILNVLRTARKVIS; this comes from the coding sequence ATGACACCGTTTGATCGCCGCACCTTCCTGTCCGGTTCCACAGGTCTGCTGCTTGCATCCGCGCTCACCCCGATTCCAGCCACAGCCCAGAATGATGGATGGCGGTTTGTCGATGACCGGGATATCGAAATTTCCCTGCCGCACCGCCCGGTCAGAATCGCCGCATCCTATCCCGTTCTCACCACCCTTTGGCCCTACGGCATCCATCCCATCGGCCTGATCGCCCATCGCGAACCGGCGGCCCTGCCCGGGCTCGAGCAGGCAGGCGTGGACATGAGCGCGGTCAAGGTCTTGAAAAGCGCTGTGGATGGCTGGAATTTCGAGGCCGTCCTCGCAGCCGAGCCCGACCTCATCCTCACCCATGTTACCGGCGATGGGGTGGTGTGGGGCATCGGTGGCGATACCGCCGACCAGGAGCGCCTTGAAAGCATCGCTCCAATACTCGCGCTGCGTGGCGATCTTCCCGTCGAGGCCGGAATCGAACGTCATCGCGAACTCGCCCGCGCTCTGGGCGCCTCCACAGCGCTCGAGGTGGGACGCGCCGATTTCGAACAGATTGTCGCCGCGCTCCGGCAGACCGCGGCCCAAAAACCCGATCTGAAAATCCTCGTCGCCGCCCCCGGGGAAACCTCGGTTTTCGCGATGTCGAGCGGGCCGGAGTTCCCCGATCTGGCTTACCTCTCCCAATTGGGCATCGAAATTGTCGATGGCGGAATGCAGGATTTGAGCTGGGAGCAGATTATCGACTATCCCGCCGACATAATCCTGACAGCCGATCGCGGCGGCATCCCTCAGCTCGATCATATCCCAACCTGGACTCTCCTGCCCGCAGTCGCCGCCGGGCAGGTCTATCCCGTCTGGCGCTACCAGCCGCCCTATAGCTATCTCGGCTATGCCCAGGCCTATGGCCCCATTCTCAACGTCCTCAGGACGGCCAGGAAAGTCATTTCTTAG
- a CDS encoding GGDEF domain-containing protein, whose protein sequence is MEIALTERTMMYVDDILLVIGIGLHLLALGTVRSITGLLGKSSALRRHWMSLGAVITSFAIGYVALIVLWEGRALVANDLVALMLLLAGAFTMAVTRLSFITTSDVVRIAKLERDAIEDPLTGIYNRRYLESKLEEEVGRSTRLNTPLSAMMIDLDHFKHVNDTYGHEVGDQVLRHVCSLIVSSVRPGDSVVRYGGEEFVVLAPNCPAGDAFVLGERMREKIAGSRLSLPGGQDLTVTASIGVSSLTTDSSGAEMLRAADMALYRAKREGRNRLCIAPAGSPAPA, encoded by the coding sequence ATGGAGATAGCGCTCACGGAAAGAACGATGATGTATGTCGATGATATCCTGCTTGTCATCGGGATCGGGCTGCATCTGCTTGCCCTGGGCACGGTGCGGTCGATCACCGGCCTGCTGGGCAAATCGAGCGCATTGCGGCGTCATTGGATGTCGCTTGGTGCGGTCATCACATCCTTTGCCATAGGCTATGTGGCGCTGATCGTTCTGTGGGAAGGGCGGGCGCTGGTCGCCAACGATCTGGTGGCGCTGATGCTGCTGCTGGCCGGTGCCTTCACCATGGCGGTGACGCGATTGTCATTCATCACCACCAGCGATGTCGTGCGGATCGCCAAGCTCGAACGCGACGCCATCGAGGATCCGCTGACCGGCATCTACAATCGGCGCTATCTCGAGAGCAAACTCGAAGAGGAGGTCGGCCGCTCGACACGGCTCAATACACCCCTCTCGGCCATGATGATCGATCTCGACCATTTCAAGCATGTCAACGACACCTATGGCCATGAGGTCGGTGACCAGGTGCTGCGCCATGTCTGTTCGCTGATTGTGTCTTCGGTCCGGCCCGGCGACAGCGTCGTGCGTTATGGCGGCGAAGAGTTTGTCGTTCTGGCGCCCAACTGCCCGGCCGGGGACGCTTTTGTCCTGGGCGAGCGGATGCGCGAAAAGATCGCCGGATCCAGGCTCAGCCTGCCGGGCGGGCAGGATCTGACGGTGACCGCCAGTATCGGGGTGTCCTCGTTGACGACGGACAGTTCAGGGGCGGAAATGCTGCGGGCGGCCGATATGGCGCTCTACAGGGCCAAGCGCGAGGGACGAAACCGGCTCTGCATTGCCCCGGCCGGCAGCCCGGCTCCTGCCTGA
- a CDS encoding helix-turn-helix transcriptional regulator, producing the protein MLPEGVRAAFDGLYEAGFERGLWQAGLAQLCDAIGADSAITVPRVAAEDTINLPFSSDLAEFAERFVVDGWHLDDYRAKRGWPRTDRGQTIVLEQDIATEDVHSDNPYYQELMLPFDKKWWGGITFNTPERQYVLSVFRGEKAEMFSEEDRRLFGVVSGHLARVVTTAERVGWVQTTLGLGMLDALDEAAILLDSQGLVIEMTRGAERLMGDSLTVLGRTVTSYNRAAARSVSAAIKKVVAQGPDESGPLRIERPGRRPLLLDVLPVPNRFDGVFFFARFIVLLTDLDRQPLPSAALLKRAYGLTPAEARIALELTSGLSLTEAAEKCGMGRETAKTHLNSIFFKTDTNRQSALVGLVRSITARRPG; encoded by the coding sequence ATGTTGCCTGAGGGTGTTCGTGCCGCTTTTGACGGACTTTATGAGGCCGGGTTTGAGCGCGGGCTGTGGCAGGCGGGGCTGGCGCAATTGTGCGATGCGATCGGGGCGGATTCGGCCATCACGGTGCCACGGGTGGCGGCCGAGGACACGATCAACCTGCCGTTTTCGTCCGATCTTGCCGAGTTTGCCGAACGCTTTGTCGTCGATGGATGGCATCTCGATGACTATCGGGCCAAACGCGGCTGGCCGCGGACCGACCGGGGGCAGACCATCGTCCTCGAGCAGGATATCGCGACCGAGGACGTTCACAGCGATAACCCCTACTATCAGGAACTGATGCTGCCTTTCGACAAGAAATGGTGGGGAGGGATCACTTTTAATACGCCCGAGCGTCAGTATGTGCTGTCGGTGTTTCGCGGCGAAAAAGCGGAAATGTTTTCCGAAGAGGACCGTCGGCTTTTCGGGGTCGTTTCAGGTCATCTGGCGCGGGTCGTAACGACGGCCGAGCGTGTGGGCTGGGTGCAGACGACGCTGGGACTGGGCATGCTCGATGCGCTGGACGAGGCCGCGATCCTGCTCGACAGCCAGGGCTTGGTGATCGAAATGACCCGCGGCGCCGAGCGGTTGATGGGGGACAGTCTGACGGTGCTTGGCCGCACGGTGACATCTTACAATCGGGCGGCGGCCCGCTCCGTTTCGGCGGCCATAAAGAAGGTGGTTGCCCAAGGGCCCGACGAATCGGGGCCGCTGCGCATCGAACGGCCCGGTCGGCGTCCATTGCTGCTCGATGTGCTGCCGGTGCCAAACCGGTTTGACGGCGTGTTCTTTTTTGCGCGGTTCATCGTTTTGCTGACCGATCTCGACCGTCAGCCACTGCCCAGTGCCGCGCTGCTCAAAAGGGCGTACGGGCTTACCCCGGCCGAAGCCCGGATTGCGCTTGAACTTACATCCGGTCTGAGCCTGACAGAGGCGGCGGAGAAATGCGGGATGGGCCGGGAAACGGCCAAGACGCATCTCAATTCCATATTTTTCAAGACCGACACCAACCGGCAAAGCGCTCTTGTCGGGCTGGTTCGCTCGATCACGGCCCGGCGGCCCGGCTGA